The genomic region GCGCAGATCCGCTCGGCCAACCCCGACGTGCTCATCCTCGTCGAGCTCTCGCCGCTGACGCTGTCCCGGGTGAACGCCTCCGGCGCCCTGGCCGGCTTCCCCTACCGGGAGGTGCACCCGGACGACGGCGCCTTCGGCGCGGCGATCTACTCCCGGTTCCCGCTGCGCGACGCCGCCACCCCGGTCGTCGGCGGGTCGATGTCGCTGCGGGCCACCGTCGAGGTCGACGAGAACCGCCGCTTCGTGATGTACGCGGTGCACACCATCTCGCCGACGTCCGGTTCCTACACCGGCCGATGGCGCACCCAGCTCACCGCGCTGCGCCACGAGGCCCAGCACGCCACCCTGCCGGTGGTGATGGCCGGCGACTTCAACGCCACCCGCGACCACCGGCCGCTGCGCAGACTCGTCAGCGCCGGGGTCCGCGACGCGCACGACGTCGTCGGCGGCGGGTGGGAACCCACGTGGAACGCCCGCTCGGTGGTGCTGCCGCCGGTGCTGCGCATCGACCACGTGCTGACCTCGCCCGCCTTCGCGGTCACCGGCTTCCAGGTCGGCCACGACTTCGGCAGCGACCACCTCCCGGTGATCGCCGACCTGGCCATGCGGTAGCGGGGATCAGCGGCCCGTGAAGTCGGCCTTGCCGGGGCCGTGGGCGAGGAAGGACTCCATGCCGATGCGACGGTCCTCGGTGGCGAACAGGCCGGCGAACAGGGCGGCCTCCAGACGCAGGGCCTCGGCGAGGGCGAGCTCCGAACCGTCGTCGACGGCCTGCTTCGCCGCCGCCAGCGCCATCGCGGGGCCGGCCGTGTACCGTCCGGCGATCTCCCGGGCCCGGTCCAAGACCTCCGCCGCGGGGACGACGACGTCGGCCAGGCCGATCTCGGCGGCCTCGTCGGCGCGCACCTGCCGGCCGCTGAAGATGAGGTCCTTGGCCCGCCCCGGGCCGATCAGCCGCGGCAGGCGCTGCGTCCCGCCGGCCCCCGGGATCACCCCGAGCAGGATCTCCGGCTGGCCGACCTTCGCGTTGTCGGCGAACACCCGCACGTCGGCGCACAGCGCGAGCTCCAGCCCACCGCCGAGGGCGTAGCCGGTGACCGCCGCGACCACCGGCTTGGGAATGCGGGCGACCACCTCGAAGGTCGAGTTGAGGTCGCCGACCCAGGCCGACGCCTCCGCGTACCCCATCGGCGCCATCTGCTTGATGTCCGCGCCGGCGGCGAAGACCTTCTCGCCCCCGTAGAGGACCACCGCCCGGATCGCCGGATTGCGAGTCGCCTCGACGGCGGCCGCCCGCAGGTCGGCGGCGACGCCGGAGTCCAGCGCGTTCATCGGCGGCCGATCCAGCCGGATGGTGCCGATCCCACCGTCGACCTCGAGCCGCACGACGCTCATCCAGGGTCCTCCCGCTCTGGCCCGCGCCCGGGCAGGCGGGGCATGGCGACACCCGACCGGCCGCGGCGATCACCTGCCGGGGACGCCCGCCGCCCGGCCTGGTCGTCGGTCGCTCCAGGGATGGGTCGCGGCGGCCGCCCGGGTCGGATCGCGCGGATCAGCGGGTGGTCGGTGGTCACGATAGGCCGACCGGCGCTGATCTTCCTGCGTTCGCGGCGGCGGCGGGGGTGGGAGGGAGGGAGCCGCCCGATCGGCCCACCGGGGGCGGGGGCGTCCGTTAACGTCACCGAGGTGTCCGACGCAGGCGGCAGCATCCGCGCACCACACATGTCACCCCGCTCGGGCGGCGGCCCGCACCCGGGGCGGCCCGGCCCGCTCGGGGTGATCTGGGACGGCGCCGGGGTCAACATCGCCGTCGCCGCCCCCGGCGCCGAGGCGGTCGAGTTCTGCCTGTTCGACGACGCCGACCGGGAGTCCCGTCACCGCCTGCCGGAGCGCGACGGCGAGGTGTGGCACGGCTACCTGCCCGGCGTCGGGCCGGGGCAGCGCTACGGCCTGCGCGCGCACGGACCGTACGACCCGAGCCGGGGCCAGCGCTACAACCCGGCGAAGCTGCTGGTCGATCCGTACGCCCGGCTGCTGACCGGGGCGCTGCGGCCGGATCCGGCGATCTACGGGTTCGGCGGCGGCGATCCCTACGGCTACGAGCCGGACGCCCGGGACTCCGCCCCCTTCGTGCCCCGCTGCGTCGTCGCCGGACCCACCCGCCGCGACGGCGCGCGCCGCCGGGGCAGGGGCCGGCACCCGGCGGACAACAGACCCGCGATCCCCTGGTCCCAGACCGTTCTGTACGAGGCGCACGTGCGTGGCTTCACCCGCCTTCACCCGGGCCTGCCGGCCAGGCTGCGCGGCACCTACGCGGGGCTGGCCCATCCCGCCGTGGTCGACCACCTGCACCGGGTGGGCGTCACCGCGCTCGAGCTGCTGCCGGTGCAGGCCTCGGTCTCCGAGCCGGCGCTGCTCGAACGCTCGAAGACCAACTACTGGGGTTACAACACCCTGGGGTTCTTCGCGCCGCACGCCGCATACGCGGCGACCGGCGACCCGATCGGCGAGTTCCAGACGATGGTGTCGACGCTGCACGCCGCCGGCATCGAGGTGATCCTCGACGTCGTCTACAACCACAGCGCCGAAGGCAGCGAACGCGGCCCGACGCTGTCACTGCGCGGCCTGGACAACGCGACCTACTACCGACTGGAACCCACGGACCCGCGGCGCTACCGCGACGTCACCGGGTGCGGCAACACCCTGAACATGACGTCGCCGCACGTGGTGAAGCTGATCTGCGACTCCCTGCGCTACTGGGTCAGCGAGATGGGCGTCGACGGCTTCCGCTTCGACCTGGCCACCGCGCTCGCCCGCAACCCGGACTCCTTCGATCCCGCCGCCGGCCTGCTGACCGCGATCCACGCCGACCCGCTGCTGTCGTCGGTGAAGCTGATCGCCGAGCCGTGGGACGTCGGCTGGGGCGGCTACCAGGTGGGCTCGTTCCCGGCGCCGTGGGCGGAGTGGAACGGGCGCTTCCGCGACACGGTGCGCGACGTGTGGAACGGGCGCAGCAGCGGCGTAGCCGATCTCGGCTACCGGGTGACGGGCTCGTCCGACCTGTTCGAGCACGGTGGGCGCCGGCCGTGGGCGTCGGTGAACTTCGTCACCGCGCACGACGGCTTCCCGCT from Frankia alni ACN14a harbors:
- a CDS encoding endonuclease/exonuclease/phosphatase family protein, which codes for MVTSAQDSGRTAPDAKTDTGPGDIPVAAPEPRTRPAVPVGTVITVIAWVVATGLALLALGRLVHLDDGVDWPYSAINAVTPLLYLPAYATLAVAFALRRNLLLILSVVLVAVHLFWSVPELLPGDAEDAPQGSARLRIMSANLLYRNAHADRLGAQIRSANPDVLILVELSPLTLSRVNASGALAGFPYREVHPDDGAFGAAIYSRFPLRDAATPVVGGSMSLRATVEVDENRRFVMYAVHTISPTSGSYTGRWRTQLTALRHEAQHATLPVVMAGDFNATRDHRPLRRLVSAGVRDAHDVVGGGWEPTWNARSVVLPPVLRIDHVLTSPAFAVTGFQVGHDFGSDHLPVIADLAMR
- the glgX gene encoding glycogen debranching protein GlgX, with product MSPRSGGGPHPGRPGPLGVIWDGAGVNIAVAAPGAEAVEFCLFDDADRESRHRLPERDGEVWHGYLPGVGPGQRYGLRAHGPYDPSRGQRYNPAKLLVDPYARLLTGALRPDPAIYGFGGGDPYGYEPDARDSAPFVPRCVVAGPTRRDGARRRGRGRHPADNRPAIPWSQTVLYEAHVRGFTRLHPGLPARLRGTYAGLAHPAVVDHLHRVGVTALELLPVQASVSEPALLERSKTNYWGYNTLGFFAPHAAYAATGDPIGEFQTMVSTLHAAGIEVILDVVYNHSAEGSERGPTLSLRGLDNATYYRLEPTDPRRYRDVTGCGNTLNMTSPHVVKLICDSLRYWVSEMGVDGFRFDLATALARNPDSFDPAAGLLTAIHADPLLSSVKLIAEPWDVGWGGYQVGSFPAPWAEWNGRFRDTVRDVWNGRSSGVADLGYRVTGSSDLFEHGGRRPWASVNFVTAHDGFPLADLVSYAEKHNEANDEGNRDGESDNRSWNYGAEGPTDDPTILATRRRVRRGLLATLLLSAGVPMLLAGDEFGRSQGGNNNAYCQDNPVSWLAWPVSGSRPETRAGAAGAAGAAGAAGRDPAGPDAALTRLVSGLISLRRLEPALRREVFFHGGESGPDRLADITWFRADGQVMSTADWNAPKVVTLVAHIAPGTCAGTAPDTTSGAVPGGLPGTGRDGGRAPGLLGVIHPDGADTAVTLPAAPWAQRYDLLLDTADEDLAGFPATLADPRRTLLPGAVVPVRARSVLLLRAHPPA
- a CDS encoding enoyl-CoA hydratase/isomerase family protein, producing the protein MSVVRLEVDGGIGTIRLDRPPMNALDSGVAADLRAAAVEATRNPAIRAVVLYGGEKVFAAGADIKQMAPMGYAEASAWVGDLNSTFEVVARIPKPVVAAVTGYALGGGLELALCADVRVFADNAKVGQPEILLGVIPGAGGTQRLPRLIGPGRAKDLIFSGRQVRADEAAEIGLADVVVPAAEVLDRAREIAGRYTAGPAMALAAAKQAVDDGSELALAEALRLEAALFAGLFATEDRRIGMESFLAHGPGKADFTGR